AGATTCGGGAGGTGCCGCTTGAGCATCTTGGCCACCTTGACCATAGGCCGGAGGCGGCATCTTGCTCCCCATGCGTACCACCGCTTGAAGAACTGCTCGGCACTCGTCGAGTAGACATGACGCCAGAACCAGCGGAAATCTTCCTTGATTGCCCAGGCTCGGGCCGTTTTCAGCCCTTTGCGGCGGATGGCTGCGAATCTACGGCGCTGCTTCCATGAGAGGTTGGACTTGTTGAGGAGCCAGAGTTGGCGTGTGCCCTTCAGCCGGTCATCGTCTTCCGCTTGGAGAGCCTTGTTTTCTGATCGCCGCACTTGATCTACAGCTTCACCGAGGTGCTTGGCCACATGGAACTTGTCGTGCACCAACTTGGCATTCGGAGTCTGTTTCGCCACGGCATTTGCATACGCAGGAAGCATGTCGGCCGCCACGGCTTGGACCTGCTGCCGCTGCTCGGGCGTCAGGGTCTGGAGGATCGCCTCTGCTGCGACCTGCGTTCTGTCTGGAACGACGTCCAGGACGCGGGAACCATTGAGATCTGTCAGCACAGTGATGTAGTCGTGGCCTCTTCCGAAGCTCTTTTCATCGATTCCGAGATGGGGAATCGGCGTTGCCTCACGCCGCTCCAGGCCCCGCTCGACAGCTCGGTTCATGATCGTCTGCAAGGAATCCCAGGAGAGTCCAAGAAGGGCAGCAGCGGCTTTGACGTTGCGGCACGCCTGCAACACTTCGATGGCAAAGGCTTCGAAGAGCAGAGTGAATCGACTATGCTTTCCGGCCCACGGAGGTATGATCGTCTTCACTCCGTGTTCCGGGCAGCGGGATCGAGGAAGTCCGGCGACCAGCTCCGTCGTGACCTGCATGGTGTCGAGGTGTCGCCAACGCCGTTCATCGGCATGATCGGCAAGGCCACATGCACGGCCAGATTCAGGACAGGCGATGCCCGAGCCGACGTGCTTCAAGCGGATTTCGACTTGGCGGTCCTCGA
The Planctomycetia bacterium DNA segment above includes these coding regions:
- a CDS encoding ISL3 family transposase; the protein is METLATHYARLLGTDESWRVEAVDLRLEDRQVEIRLKHVGSGIACPESGRACGLADHADERRWRHLDTMQVTTELVAGLPRSRCPEHGVKTIIPPWAGKHSRFTLLFEAFAIEVLQACRNVKAAAALLGLSWDSLQTIMNRAVERGLERREATPIPHLGIDEKSFGRGHDYITVLTDLNGSRVLDVVPDRTQVAAEAILQTLTPEQRQQVQAVAADMLPAYANAVAKQTPNAKLVHDKFHVAKHLGEAVDQVRRSENKALQAEDDDRLKGTRQLWLLNKSNLSWKQRRRFAAIRRKGLKTARAWAIKEDFRWFWRHVYSTSAEQFFKRWYAWGARCRLRPMVKVAKMLKRHLPNLLSYFLYRITNAASEGFNSVIQSLKYAARGFRSFPNYQTRILFFCGKLDLKPQLRCH